The DNA window CCCGGCCGGGAAGGAGACTGTAAATTCCACAAATGCAGAAGCGCGATGCCTGGGCATCGCGCTTCTGACGTTCCTTACAGAACTTGATGGTGCCGAAAAGAGGACTCGAACCTCCACACCCTTGCGAGTACATGGACCTGAACCATGCGCGTCTGCCAATTCCGCCATTTCGGCACGGAGCGAGCGTCACAGGCATGAGCCAGAACTTCGCTTGCAGTTCTTTCAGTGTCCCAAAGGATGAACAGGATGTCAAACCAGGCCGCTTCTCATCAACCTTCTGTCACTATCCAACCTTCAGACTTTTCAGTAGCATCCAAAGCGCAGCACATCACTGAACTACGCTGGGAGCGCCGTTTTCGCATGGATCAGAGCAACGTAAACCCGCCTACTGCCCCCGCAACCGAATCCGTGATTCCGGAAGACCTCGCGCTTGAGATCCGCAAGCTGGCGCACGACCTCAGCAATGCTCTTGAAATCATCGTGCAGACAGGCTATCTGCTCAGCACGGCGGGTTTGAAATCGCCAGCCAGCGATTGGTTGCACATGCTCGACAATGGCACCAGCAAGGCACTCGAAATCAACCTGGCACTGCGCAGCTACATCAAGACGCACAGCCCGAAATAAAGTAATACGGAAACAGAAAGGCGCTCCCACCGGAAGCGCCTTTTTCTTGTGAGGGGATGATTTCCCCATCATTTAACGCGATTTCTTTGCAGTCTTCTTTGCGGTCGTTTTCTTCGCGGCAGCTTTCTTCACCGGCGTAGCCTTCTTCGCAATGACCTTCTTTGCAGGCGCAGCTTTCTTCGCCGGAACAATTTTCTTCACAGCCGGAGCAGTCTTCTTCGCCACAACAGTTTTCTTCGCAGGGGCAGACTTCTTCACCACCGCAGCCGACTTCTTCGCGGCGGACTTCACAGGCTTCTTCGCCGTGGCTTTTTCCTTCGCTGCGGTATGACGCGCGAACAGCGCCTCCAACTGCTGCAGCAGAATGCGCGTGTGCATCGGCTTCACCAGCATCTTGTCCGCGCCCATGGACGAAAGCGCTTCATCATCGATGGGGAATGCGGTAAGCAAGGCAATCGCCGGCTTGTATGAGGCTTCCTTCGCCGCCGCAATCACTTCGGCACCGGCATGCTCGTCTTCCATGCGCATGTCCGTGATCACCATCTCGTATTCACGATGGCGGATACGGCTCTTGCCTTCGCGTGCGCTCGTGGCCGTATCCACGTCAAATCCGCTGATCTCAAGAACTGCCTTGAGAGTAAGCAGAACGGCAACTTCATCATCAACCAGCAGAATGCGACGTTTCATGGAACGTGTCTATCTCCCGTGCAGCAGAACCTTGCCTGCCTCCGCACCACATGCAAGCATAACTCTTTCCCCCTGTCATGTACCGCCTCCTACTGCACTTTTCGTTTCCTGCGGCAAGCTTCCAGAACGTCCGCAAGGCGCAGACTCGGCAATTGATGACGCACACCAACCATTCGACCGTGGCACCACGTTGTATACTGGTTTGTGCAGAGGCACGTCTAAGTGCGCTGCGGAGGCCCGGCTATTCCACCGTTTACTGACAAGCGTTCCGTCAAGAGTTTCATCCGTACCAACGAAAAAATCCGCGCGCGCGAAATCCGCGTGATCGATGAAAATGGCGAGCAGCTTGGCATCATGGCCCCGTTCGACGCGTTGAAGATTGCGCGCGAGCGTTCGCTGGATCTCGTGGAGATCTCCCCGAACGCCGTCCCGCCCGTCTGCCGCATCCAGGATTACGGCAAGTACCTCTACGAGAAGGACAAGAGCGACCGCGCTGCACGCAAGAAGCAGAAGGTCATCGTCATCAAGGAAGTCAAGTTCTCCGTCACCGTGGACGAGCATGACTACCAGACCAAAAAGAACCAGGCCGTCCGCTTCCTGAACGAAGGCGACAAGGTGAAGGCCAGCCTGCGTTTCCGTGGTCGCCAGATGGCGCATCGTGACCTGGGCTACAAGATCATCAATCGCCTCATTATGGATATTGGTCCTGCAGGCATTGTGGAATTCATGCCGCGCATGGAAGGCACCACGCTCCATGCCATCATCGCTCCCAGCAAGAAGCAGGAAGCACCAGTGCCAAAGAAGACCGCTGCGGAAGAAGCCGTTCCGGCTGAAGCATAAGCGGATTCGCCAATGACGAAAGACACGGCCTGGGCCGTGTCTTTTACTTTTTAAGGGAACTCCGACGTTATGTCCGCGGGAACGCTGAACGCTCTGGGGCGAATGGCTGTTTCATGAATATCGAGACACCAAACAGGGTGTCTTGTATTCCTACCCGGCCATCTTCCCGAACCGCGAAACAATGCTCAGCCGTTCACTCGCAAGCGTCCGCCGCGCCTGCAGCCGGGCATGGGTCGCCCACGGCCCCACAGGATCAAGCCGCACATAACAGAGCCAGTGCCGCAACGCCTTGCGCTTCTCGCCCGTACGTTCATACGCCAGCGCCAGGTTGTAATGCGCATCGGCATACTGCGGCACCAATTGAATGGCTCGGTGATAGGCCGTAATCGCCTCCGGAAGCCGCCGCAACTCATCCAGCACATTGCCCAGGTCAAAGAACGCCAGCGCGTAGTCAGGATCAATCTCCGCGGCCGCGCGATACCGCTTCTCCGCCTCTTCAAATCTGCGGTCGTTATACAGAATGGTGCCCAGATTAATGGAAGCAGGCGCATGCTTCGGCCAGATCGTCAGCACCTGTTCGTATAGCTCAGCCGCCTCGGCCAGTGTCTCGGTCTTCTCTTCCAACTGAACGGCGCGCTGAAACAGCTCCTGCGCCCGAGCCTGATCGCGAAGCTGCTGGTCGCGCGGCAACTCCCGCCGCACCACCGTCAACGCCCGCTTCGGCGCTTCAAAATCAAAGGCAAGCTGCTGTGTCAGTGGATCCAGCAATGCTCCGGCATGACGAAAGACCAGCTTCGCACCCTGCGATACGGGAGCAAAACTGTGCAGCGGATCGGCAAAACCCGCACGCTGCATCGCCTCCAGGGAAACGCGGATCGACTTCGCGGAATGCCGCTTGTGCTGCAGATCACGCAGACTGCGCATCCCAGCCAGATCTCGGATGGTGAAATCGGACGTCTCGGCAATCAGCCCGGCGCGCTGCCACGAAGACACCTGGCGTTCGGGAACGCCCAGAATCCGTGCGGCCTGCGCTCGGCTGTAACGGGAAACAGGCGCTGTCATTACGGGCATCGTCTGTGCTCCAGCGGCGGGCGGGTCCATGCGGCTTTTGCTCGCCTAATGCCGAGTATGATGCCGCCGACCACTACGCGCAAGATGCCTATAAGCACGAAATGAAGAATCTTGTGGGTAACCTGTACCACAACTGATTCTTTTTTCACGGTCCTCCAACATTCTGGCCTCAGGCGGGCCAACCGTCCCATTCCCCTCATCTGCCACTTCCCTGTCCGGGCAAATAAAAATCGCCCGGAAACTGGGCGATGGGAATTACAAAAATGGATGTTGGTGAAGCTACGTGGAGCCGACGAACGGACTTGAACCGTTGACCTGCTGATTACGAATCAGCTGCTCTACCAACTGAGCTACGTCGGCGTTCCTTAGTGATTCTATCGTGGGTTGCCGTGTGTGCCAAATCGCGCTTGAAGCAGCCTTTCTATGACCCGGAATCGGACATGAAAAAGCCGCCTGCGGAGCGGGCGGCTTTTTCTCAGGGAGAATAGTCCGGACGGAGGCAAAGCCATCTGAACTTTCTGGCGAAAGTCTATGGCTCCACTTCAGGCGGTGTCAAGGAGAATCGCATCTAATTGAATAAAATGGAGTTAGTCAATAGATTCTATTACATGGTTCGCGAATAAATTCGCCTTTTGTTCTCTTTTATTCACGCGCGTGAAAGCGTATGAGAGGCGCACATCACGACTGGATTTTGTGTTCCGGTTTACCGCGCAAACCCAGGCTGATGACTTCCATATCGGCCAGCGACGAAGCCGATTTACCACGTGACACCCGGAAGGCAGCGCGACCACCACCGAACACAATACCCAACGCAAGCGCAGCACCACACATGACGAACACGAAGATCATGATCTGCACCATGACGCTGGCTGCGGCAGATACCTTGAACTGCTCCATGTAGCCTTCCGGCTTGTCCCATGCAATCTGCGCCTGATACTTCACGCCGCCCACCAGCTTCGCGGCTTCCTTTGCCGTGAAGCCACTGGAGGCAATCGCCACAATCGGGCCCGAGCGTGCGACCTGCGGTTCACCTGTCAGAAACGACGCGGGCATCTGCTTGTCTGCAATCGCCTTCTGGATCGCGCGCATCCGATCACCCGCGATCGTCGGCGTGGGATAGAAGATCAGCGTCAGCAATCCCGTACCGCTCTTTGACGAACGATAGTGCGCAGTAAGAATCTCCGGCGACTTGCTGAAGTCCAGCACAGCGGCGGGAATCGCACCACCACCAGCGACATACGTGTTCTGGCCAACGGCATAACGCAGACTGGTCTTTTCCAGACCATCCGTTGGCAACTTACCCGGCAGTAACGGATGCGCAGCTTTCGCACCGCTCGGCTTCGGAAGCGTGCCCACCAGTTCCGTAAACGAGCCTGCAGCAATACCTTTCAGCCCAGCCGGAGCAACGATCACCACTGTATCGCCCTGCCAGAACAGCAACCGTCCTGAGGACACGGCGCAATCCACACCCAGGCTGTTGCCCGTTGCGCACGGACGCATCTCTATCGTGCGCAAATAGGTAAACGCGCTGTAAGCGCCTGTAGCATCGGCAAGTTCCACAGCAGAGATCGCGGCCTTGTTTCCCTCTGCCTCATAGATCTTCGCGTCCGACCGTTTGACGATCAGTTCCTTCGCCACATCGTCCGGCAGATGAATGTCATTGACCGTAGCGGGTGCAGACGCCTGCCACGGGCCAAAGCGGTCGGCCAGCAGCGGCGCGGGTGGAACGGAAACAGGAGTGGAAGCCGCTGGCGTCTGCGCTATGGCAGAGGAAACCAGCAAGGCGGAAACAAGCGCGAAATGGGCTAAACGCATCACTCAAAAGTGAGACTACCACCATTGCCCAAAGGAAAGCGGAGACGAGCAGCCAGCCTGTTCCCAGTAGAAGCTACTGCCCGCGAGGATCCGGCGAGGACGTCTTCGCAACCCGCGTCGTCACCGAACCGCTGCTCAAACCGCTGGTGTAGCGCGCCACACCTTTATAGATGGACTCCGCAATGCGTTGGCGATACTCCGGCGTCCGCAGTTGCGCGGCATCCCGAGGGTTCGTCACAAAGCTGATCTCCGTCAGGATCGACGGCATATTCGCGCCAATCAGCACCACAAACGGAGCCTTCTTCACGCCACGATCCTTCAAACCCTCATTGCCGCGATGCAGCCCTTCGAACAGCGATTTATCGATATCCGCCGCAAACTCACGCGACTCATCCAGCTTGTCTTTCAGCGTGATTTTCTTCACCAGGTCCGCAAGCTGATGTACTGATTGGTCGCTGACCGCGTTTTCACGGGCCGCAACGTCCAACGCATCCGGCTGCGAGGTGAAGTTCAGGTAATACGTCTCCACGCCACGGGCGGTCTCATCCTGCGAGCTATTCGCATGAATGCTCAGAAAGAGATCCGCCTCAGCCTTGTTCGCAATGGCGGTGCGCGTTTCCAGCGGGATGAATGTGTCATCGCTGCGCGTATAGATGACCTGCGCACCCAACTTATCCTGCAGCAGTTTACCCAGCTTCAGCGCCACATCCAGAACAACGTCCTTCTCCATGATGCCGCCCACGCCCAGCGTTCCGCTGTCGTGCCCACCATGCCCCGCATCAATCACGATGCGATTGATCTTCAACCCCAGCGCGCGCTGCAACGTCCGTGCGCCATCGGCAGTGGGCGCAGCCGCCTGTCCAGGCTCCGCAGCATCGACCGCCTTTTCATTCCGCTTGCCATTCTTGCGCATTGGCACAGGAATGTCGCCGGTACGCGCATCCGCCACCACAGCAATCGGCTTGCTCGTGGGCTGCGACGTCGCCTTCTGTGTATCAGGAGCCTTGCTCAAACCCGCCAGATCGCGACCGCTGCTGCGCGTGGCGACTGTGCTTGGAACCGCTGCAGTGTCTGCAGGCACGGGAGCCGGCGGCAGAGAAATGCCGGACGACATACCCGTCGGGCGATTCGCGTTATTCGCCGCACTTTGTGTCACCGTAGGCGCATGCAGCAGATCATCCCCACGTAGCTTGTCGCTCGGCAAAGTCGACGTAGCGGGAGGTGGAACAGCAGCAGCCGAACTCTTCGCACCGCCATGAATATCAATGATGAGTCGATACGGATTCGGCAGCAGAAACGCCGAATACTCCGTGACATCGTTCACATCCAGCACCACGCGGACCACGTCGTTCGCATACTGCGCCGCACGAATCTTCTTCAGAAATCCATCGTCGGTCACACTGAACGCCTTGCCGCTCAACTCCTGCGCCAACCGTGTTCCATGCAGATCGAAATAGATGCGATCCGGATTCGGCACACGCGCCGCTTCATACTGCACCTCGTCGCCCAGATCGATGGCCACGCGCGTATACGTGGGCGTGGACCAGTGCCGAATCGCCGATACCGTCGCCAATCCATTACGCGTATGCGTGGGAACATTCGCTGCAGCATCTTCCACTTCCGGCATACGCGCGGTCGGCTTCAATGCAGGCAACGTCGACGATTGCGTAGCCGCCGCATTCGCAGCGTCACGAATCTCATGCGGAACCGCCGTCGCAGAAACACCACTCGAAGCAGCACCACGCTGCGACCCGGCAGGCGCAGCCGCAACCTGTCTCGAACCGGAATCCGAAGCAACAGCCGACGGCAGCACACCTGCCTTCAGGCTCTTCAATGCAGCCTGCGCTTCATCCATGTGTGACGACTGCGGATACTCCTCCACAAAGGCCGAGTACTTCATCCGCGCCAGCTTCACATCATGCATATCGTTTGCGGCAACGTGCGCCTCTTCCAATAGTGCAAGGATGCGGAAGCTCGAGCGAGGATACTGCGTCCGCAGGAACTCAAATTGCCCAATGGCTGCGGTGAGCATCTTCGGCTCGCGCATCGTCGTGCCCTGATCGGCGAGCAGCAGGCCTACGTTATAGATGGACTCCGGCGCATGCACGTCCGCGGGATTGCCGTGATAGATGAGACGGTAGGCATCCATCACCGTCGTGTAGTCGTCGCGGGTGCGCTGCTCCGGCGGAATCGCCATCAACTGTTCGCGTGCTGCCTCGGCAATCTGCCACGGCGTCTGCTCTACAGCCTTCTTCCGTGACTTCTGCGTTGCAGCGGATGAGCTCGCAGACGTATGCGGTCTTTGCGCGACCGCGCCCAGGGCCAACGGCATCAGCAGGACTGCAGCGACAACGCAACGTGCGCCTCGAGATGGAGCGAAAGAAGCCAAACCGGCTCCAGTGTATCGAGGTCCTAACCTCTTCTCCGCGCCGAAAACCCGAAGGGTAGCTTCGCTGATTACCCTGAATAGCCATGCCGCTTCCTAACGGGAAGGCAAATTTCTCTGGCCAAAGATGTTGTAGTTGGCATACAACGGAGACGTTGACAGGCTGCGGCCGGGAGGCATGAGATGCCCGACACGAATATTCCTACTCCGCAAACACATGATCCGCAGGTGCATCCGCACCATCACCATTCACTGCACGAAGTGGTGGACGAGCTGAAGCATCGGATGCACGATGCCGGACATAAACTCAGCGATGTAAGCCACAAGATGGGCGATGCCGTTCTGCAAAAGCATGTTTCGCTCTGCAGCGTCTGCCACGTGGAACTGGCACCGGAAGATATGGCTCAGGGCTATTGCTCCGACAAGAATGCCTGCAGTTGCCGCGCCTTCTCCGCACGTTGTTTTTAGGTCGGAGAAAACGGATTTTCGCGACTTCGTGATCGGTGTTGCAGGGATACCCCCCTCCCCCCCTTGTTTTCCTA is part of the Terriglobus sp. RCC_193 genome and encodes:
- a CDS encoding response regulator, translated to MKRRILLVDDEVAVLLTLKAVLEISGFDVDTATSAREGKSRIRHREYEMVITDMRMEDEHAGAEVIAAAKEASYKPAIALLTAFPIDDEALSSMGADKMLVKPMHTRILLQQLEALFARHTAAKEKATAKKPVKSAAKKSAAVVKKSAPAKKTVVAKKTAPAVKKIVPAKKAAPAKKVIAKKATPVKKAAAKKTTAKKTAKKSR
- a CDS encoding tetratricopeptide repeat protein; translated protein: MDPPAAGAQTMPVMTAPVSRYSRAQAARILGVPERQVSSWQRAGLIAETSDFTIRDLAGMRSLRDLQHKRHSAKSIRVSLEAMQRAGFADPLHSFAPVSQGAKLVFRHAGALLDPLTQQLAFDFEAPKRALTVVRRELPRDQQLRDQARAQELFQRAVQLEEKTETLAEAAELYEQVLTIWPKHAPASINLGTILYNDRRFEEAEKRYRAAAEIDPDYALAFFDLGNVLDELRRLPEAITAYHRAIQLVPQYADAHYNLALAYERTGEKRKALRHWLCYVRLDPVGPWATHARLQARRTLASERLSIVSRFGKMAG
- a CDS encoding N-acetylmuramoyl-L-alanine amidase, which produces MPLALGAVAQRPHTSASSSAATQKSRKKAVEQTPWQIAEAAREQLMAIPPEQRTRDDYTTVMDAYRLIYHGNPADVHAPESIYNVGLLLADQGTTMREPKMLTAAIGQFEFLRTQYPRSSFRILALLEEAHVAANDMHDVKLARMKYSAFVEEYPQSSHMDEAQAALKSLKAGVLPSAVASDSGSRQVAAAPAGSQRGAASSGVSATAVPHEIRDAANAAATQSSTLPALKPTARMPEVEDAAANVPTHTRNGLATVSAIRHWSTPTYTRVAIDLGDEVQYEAARVPNPDRIYFDLHGTRLAQELSGKAFSVTDDGFLKKIRAAQYANDVVRVVLDVNDVTEYSAFLLPNPYRLIIDIHGGAKSSAAAVPPPATSTLPSDKLRGDDLLHAPTVTQSAANNANRPTGMSSGISLPPAPVPADTAAVPSTVATRSSGRDLAGLSKAPDTQKATSQPTSKPIAVVADARTGDIPVPMRKNGKRNEKAVDAAEPGQAAAPTADGARTLQRALGLKINRIVIDAGHGGHDSGTLGVGGIMEKDVVLDVALKLGKLLQDKLGAQVIYTRSDDTFIPLETRTAIANKAEADLFLSIHANSSQDETARGVETYYLNFTSQPDALDVAARENAVSDQSVHQLADLVKKITLKDKLDESREFAADIDKSLFEGLHRGNEGLKDRGVKKAPFVVLIGANMPSILTEISFVTNPRDAAQLRTPEYRQRIAESIYKGVARYTSGLSSGSVTTRVAKTSSPDPRGQ
- a CDS encoding DUF6599 family protein; translated protein: MRLAHFALVSALLVSSAIAQTPAASTPVSVPPAPLLADRFGPWQASAPATVNDIHLPDDVAKELIVKRSDAKIYEAEGNKAAISAVELADATGAYSAFTYLRTIEMRPCATGNSLGVDCAVSSGRLLFWQGDTVVIVAPAGLKGIAAGSFTELVGTLPKPSGAKAAHPLLPGKLPTDGLEKTSLRYAVGQNTYVAGGGAIPAAVLDFSKSPEILTAHYRSSKSGTGLLTLIFYPTPTIAGDRMRAIQKAIADKQMPASFLTGEPQVARSGPIVAIASSGFTAKEAAKLVGGVKYQAQIAWDKPEGYMEQFKVSAAASVMVQIMIFVFVMCGAALALGIVFGGGRAAFRVSRGKSASSLADMEVISLGLRGKPEHKIQS
- the infC gene encoding translation initiation factor IF-3, with translation MPPFTDKRSVKSFIRTNEKIRAREIRVIDENGEQLGIMAPFDALKIARERSLDLVEISPNAVPPVCRIQDYGKYLYEKDKSDRAARKKQKVIVIKEVKFSVTVDEHDYQTKKNQAVRFLNEGDKVKASLRFRGRQMAHRDLGYKIINRLIMDIGPAGIVEFMPRMEGTTLHAIIAPSKKQEAPVPKKTAAEEAVPAEA